ctctctcaaaggaagcactggtgaaagagaatctaagctatatcgtttgcataatttcattatgggtttaagttgcacaaaggtgcagggccctaaacaaaaaaatgttcagggcccaaaaaagaaaggcactcttctcaggttctggaagaagctgaggaggactacgccaagagatacagacactgctaccatggctgaaggcggcattgagatggctagtgattgccctgctgccaaacaagatggtaacgtacagcaggagagcagcccacttgacaaggctggctcagacatggcaatggatgacagaaagcaggagagcagccctctggacgaggcaggctcagacatggcaatggatgacagacagcaggagagcagccctctggacgaggctggctcagacctggaactagacgacggacagcaggagagcagccctctggacgaggctggctcagacctggaactagacgacggacagcaggagagcagccctctggacgaggctggctcagacctggaactagacgacggacagcaggagagcagccctctggacgaggctggctcagacctggaactagacgacggacagcaggagagcagccctctggacgaggctggctcagacctggaactagacgacggacagcaggagagcagccctctggacgaggctggctcagacctggaactagatgatggacagcaggagagcagccctctggacgaggcaggctcagacatggcaatggatgacggacagcaggagagcagccctctagatgaggctggctcatgctggaaaaaggtgacagacagcaggagagcagccctctggatgaggctgcctcagacatggcaatggatgacggacagcaggagagcagccctcaggacgaggctggctctgacatggcaatggatgactgacagcaggagagtagccctctggatgaggctggctcatgctggacaaactgttttccagcaagctcacagaatatatattttttcataatcatttttatatttgttttgaagaataaaatatagttattaaggaactgtgtgtggtttatctgttaaactgaccactgaactttaacataaacagaggaaacatcacataatgctataatcacaaataacacaaatgcttcgtcatgaagccctgggtttcatcacaagcgacgctctctgtgagcgagtggagtctttggctatgtagccgttcgtgatggtgtctgtatctcatggcctgctgttcccttgcacgctgctcttccagtgtaggtattgaggcactgaggttgtctgtcaggtggatgaggtgagtagagttgcaccacctcttccagtagctgctccaggaccctcccaggtagagctcagcctgacaaatggtcagtgttagggtgtactcacatttggcccggttgccttatatcatgcctgagcatgattgttcccccctccacactccccaactcgcctgtgcccacattgcgcttaacgttccaggtctgagcatgctttcatcatcactgtgcaatgttttgttttgaaaaaaatgaaggaagaaaagtgctattgcacagcacaatggagctcatgattactgtcctaattttatggctgatttggagtcattttgggcacgcagacacatggccatcatatagagccatgctagtatgccacacaggcatttttatttattcgtgctacacatataagaagatagacccatattttaccaaatatttttttttttttgagtttttgtgagttgcatcaagtttttcctggatactcttgtcagcccaaatttccagcaaacactgtccctctgctgtatagcaaagtcactcattgtcaccatgtctgttaaatatttgttgctgcccaatctgtactcatcccttttttccacaatgcagttttgaggggaataaaagaaaatttggaagagattatggctgaggtgggaggggtcggcatgatctcgccaggtcgcctttttgttcttggggcagatagtgaatcactgaggttgaggctgcagccaatgagcttctctgctgcttggacgatgccctgcagcctccggatgtcttatataaaatatttaatattaattgttgtgtctatcattaggagaacagcgatactgaatgggcagtcttaagttcaccactacattttaacaccacgttccagatctacaataacataacctgaatgtattattttacaaacgaccatttcaacagggtggcgcggtggttagtgctgctgcctcacagcgagaaggtcctgggtttggtcctgggtcctatccgtgtagagtttgcacgctgttcgtgtgagttttcactgggggctccagtttcctcccacagtccaaaagtgtgcaggataggttgattgattagtctaaactggccctgtagttgtgtgtgcgtgtgccctgaggtgtgttggcaactgcccagggttggtccctgtctgtgcccattgttcctgggatagactccctgtgaccttggttgggataaagtagtttcagaagatggatggatggacaaccattctgttgaatgtatttcattattctaatttcagttccaataatgactttaccttaagaagaacagtgttctttactttttaatcattttcccactttttgctgctgttctcaagacgatgacaataatgataaactgaggtaagccttcagcagcatttacaatagtatggtgtccagctagcagcatttacctggtcacactgtaatggtgtcacgtcaagggcaaggacagaggctaagacaggcatggaggaaaagcaaaaggggctttattaaagaaaactacactacaggaagggcaaaggaaacagaccacaaggggtccaaacagggtagggaggatcaggcaagaacactagacacaggacacactggggagcacatgcaggcagcaacatcaatgactggactgaggatcgcaggactgaaggacactttttacaggacatgtgagggagcagatgggacagcggggaagacagcaggctatacgtacactaagatgggagacacagtggaagagggcaggacaagacaccagatgggcactgctgcaggacaagggcgcagagaccgaacaccattaggggacgagacagaccaggataggcaggggcaacaccagcacagggcactctgggggcaagatgggacaccactaggagaactggggacagactagggacaaccaggatgatagaacgtacatcacacagcaggacaggtccacagacgagtgataacacgggacaagaaacatttcgtgtggattacaggagccggggaagacgagaacggccgttaacggggccagatagaggacacaagcggggcaaagggccatatggactgctgacccgacaggacaagaccacgcaggagtaaagaaatggatcacgatcgggtaagagagaactaggaccaggacgaaaacacaacagaacaccatagagacacactgggtacacagcagggcaaacatgatgctcagacaggggcaccgcactaacaggaaccaaacacgggcaagaaaccagaaaagacagggaacgcagggcacaactgacacacagactaacacagggtggacagctgaagaacagacagacaagggagaaccatgggcccaggaggagtcaaggtgggacagggcactggggcaggaactgaggcagggtaagcgaacaaacatgggggcgctacagggtgagctggaaatgggctttgggagaacaaaggtgggacaggaccttggggcaaaaacttatctgaggcaggaggggacaggactgagctagggggtctgctggtccccagaaagcagggcGTTGACCCTGGGACACGAGCCCCTGCTGGGTCTCGGGAGGCCAGTAGGGCCAGATCGAGccaaggggaaggcagggttggggccgagaggcactgtgggcatcgccaggatggtaaggcagtggggcgctgtcgggaccatagggcggggagggacaccgtcggtaccacaagcctgggacctgagggtgaaggggaacctgcagggcaaggacatggacgggggcaggaacaggaaccagagaaaccggagcggtggccacggatggtggcttttcccaaggacagtgggctggaaacgtcttggacctggagtgaagatagaaacagaggaagggaaaaagcagagggtgtggggggaacaagactgcaagacaagttaaagtttatgggaacacaggtgacctgtacaacatgccatccatgagggatagggtgcttaataaataaacaataaataaaacacaaatacataacagggctaatcatttttatgtgtgtgcagtttaaacaaaatgaaatcaaattaaattacctggagattttggaaattctggaattctgaaaattaatactttaaagagcagtttacaaatctacttagaaatatacatttttttcttaataaacgttaaacattattatgaaacattccacatatctcaaaatttatcatacttgatttattatcttagatactgtttcaattatttaatgtttcctaaacagcagcagcagaaccacaacttcatctttttcgtattttggctcttctctatgtaatgagctctacacgctcaacttttatattaattccccaccacttctacctcttctatctctacctgacccacatctatctctacaccgccagtttcctcctgacctccttctctatttataatctcaactagtacatcatttactataatttccaatatggttacatcactcaccatgtccgcaccctcaataattacctcccctacttctacccccacaatctcaacatttacatccccagaatttacttctgcaagcccaaactcacacacttggacttgcacagcctccaccttcacatttcctttcgtatcctctgccttcagggaaattatccccccctccaccttaaccaccttcacattcacccccacctcaccttgcttccccttgcttccattttgcattttattaatgcctacattcaggtctgcggcctccacctgtacactggaggtcacccccacatgtttttccctctctgccagctccaccttttccccactaatcgcaccctttacctcatctatcccctgagtgctcctattcttcctgaccttcttctttttctgaaggtagtacgtcttataaatttcccactcttcagatgtcaggccgtaattgctctgaagagtctcagagcctttcatgctcataccctcccctcccttacaccagtcagtcacacctcccagtccccccataacctccccagtctggacagtggggggtgtcgctggtgagtactcctccaaaccttccttatctccccagtcgatcacctcgtcccacaggtcccaggctccccagtactggtcgttggtccaggaaacagctctcgcaattctcattctggtgaataaataagaactaataattaactagccatatgtgatactcgcaaagccaaactaggcacggtattttttcaacttctttcctaaatgctattcatcaagaatgcctatggaaagagatggagccttcattagctgctcgtggcgtcgaggctactccggcagtaacgaccgaattgctaaaactgcttcacaatacagtaaagcttgcgaaattatgacgctgcttcgatacgctataacatcaccatgataccgaacctagcaaaaagttaatcttacttcaagaacatgggacatttaaaaagtaaacgtataggcgatcttttcagaataacatcttcagatgaaatgcattatcacaggccggatgagtataaccaatcatatcaaccataagacttattgtttttaagtttaacacaaatatattctcttaccatttaaatgtaaacaaccatatttagaataatggccacagcatctacagtttaaacaactaattatatatatatttcaacgatattgtgccgcaaaatttgcatgtactatatcaggacataaaaataaatatagaattaaatatgctaacaaaacataatctgaagaaatagcaagaaacataagaagagatgctgctcacctctgcgccatctctctgtcagaaagtttgtctttaaactgcaattattttgtttctatggaaaccaccgagagttttaattggtcgaatagtatgaagatatgtattgacattatgttcaacgaatgaaaacaaagaattttttgtcagggcgggacgaatttgaagctagtccaatcaggagtagtatcttcagtttgtgcttactgtagctgggcgtgattggatatctagccgcctttcagtccccaaatcatatatctacttgtcaataggaaaccacgcagctctgtctataatgtctgtctgtaattttttttatgacattatgtttttgctaggcagcattacggtaatgcgtaataccactgtattgggggtgtaccgccgctgtatttccatagctggttgacgcaattagcatttttgcgactttggtagggcgacgtcaactctcagcgaatttcataggcaacatcaacaattcaggaactagtaggtcttcagatagttgttcacgcttttgagaaggaagactatagttcttgttattcaaattctgtatcctggtattttaaatttcgaagatatgtcatatacaagtttttcgagagactaaattttggtttgatttcttttttattctatgttaaataaagttcacataaaaccattttagaattagtgcagtgtttcgtttatagttagtgcagtgtccttaaaaactgcatgttcaaacctaaggccatgccataatagctgctttgcagatatttcattcaagaatctatagattatataggtaagccagtctctgtgtgtgtgtgtgtgtgtgtgtgtgtgtgtctatgtgtgtttgggtgggtggtcatgtatatattatgttgtggggaccaaatgtccccacagtgttataaaaacacgttaatttgactttgtagggacatgtttttggtccccaaaagaaaaaactgactcagttttataaaattctgtgaatgcaatcaaaggaataataattccaaaagtcttgtattttgtttggttacttactgttacttcttgcttactactgtagggattaaggattaagattgccatagttaggattggggttatgcccataaaaatgaatggagaatccccacaaagactcagatacctaatctgtgtgtgtgtgtgtgcacgcacatgtgtgtgtgtgtgtctgtttgtgtgtgtggattaggtttatattacatggtggggaccaaatgtcccccgcaatgtgataaaaacctgttattttgatgctttgggggtatttttcaggtccccacaaagatctgtcaatacaataaaaaactaaagatgccagaagtcttgtatttggtttggttacttatggttaaggttagggctgggtagaggttaaggttgtcatgttgggattacagttttccccatagaaatgaatggtgagtccccacgaagatataattacagacctgtttgtgtgtgtgtgtgtgtggtatcagatcagtccctgagagttcagtagtctgactccatgtttctgagtctgggtgtgaaggcctgaatgcttttccagacgctaggagggtgaaaagataatgtgaggggtgggtggggtcatccacaatgttggtggctttgcggatggagcgtgtgatgtgaatgtccatgacggagggaagagagactctaatgatcttctcagctatcctcactatcctctggtcttgtgatctgaggcttagaaaaacatgttgtgctgctcaaccttggcacaatgatatgggtgaatcatggacgcaatagaatttggggatgattcgtccatacagggtcagaatcattccatacctcaatcacctcgtacgtatgtttgctaggtggagttggagttgctcctaactgtgcgcagtggagttgaacaatcacaacttcccagaatattacagtaactggaggacagtgaacaagtcttattaattctatgctgtgtgagagatgtaatcgtccgcgagttcgccttaatacacagggcattcaagccattgctgaatacaaaccctcaaatgcagctccctccaccagcaacgccaatatagaaactgccacaaaatccatgccctctgataaccagccccttatatttccaccaccgtcgtggggaccgtactacaaagagtcaacgcaaggtaagctgcaaagtgcaaacaaatgtacaacttaccctacatagtgcactacgtttactttgtttgtactatgagtacagtctttgcaccttgtctgtttggcactatatgtcggtcattcctgttattccgtgacttttctgtcctcatggtttacttatattttctgtaacatgagtcacatatttaaagcaaatatatatttaggtcttcgttatcacgtaaacagagacaatacgtattaaaacttttgttgatatatgtattaaggctgccatgattagtgggcgtagtcgatgactatcttcaatatcactacgcaattattggagtagttagtctctaaagccctgcagtgacatgtagtttgttgttgtcaaaatgggaggggccgatacaaagcacgggtcttagggaattctgattaagtatacacgcttattaatcctgttaatataattagcatacacccactattagtgtaaataaatgcacaaaccgcaaggctttatcagcaaggttatgctgtgtttgtatgaaatgtctttttatatatcattattgtttcagtttaagctgtagccatttgtgcacgaatctccttgcgtcagaggaagctggaagtggggtgtgacctttatgaagcagaatgagacagatgagttgtaaaataaatagttacactaactgcagtgagacctctctcatgcggccctgctcaatctgtctagtcataccataggagtcagttaaacagggaggtttgtctgcagtgttggaacctgtacagccagtgctttgtaccgctgatggcctcttcttcacacgtgctttgctgccacctgctggtcaaagtttaatattggtttattaattagtgaaagtaaaagtcttattgcgttgcttattaattcttaaatatatatttaatgtattttcgtaattatttttatttaataaatattctgattgaattaatattttttaaatatttcaaaatgaaatgtaaatggtttgtggttttcagatcacagcttcctctcagagcccaccaatcagtgaccatcttgcagtgtgatgtaagacacgaaatcaggaccgcccactttttactcattttaatcttaaaatatggacagtgtgaactgggactttgccattttgctcatatcacttcctctgccagcacttgcaggatggacttcccctttgaatctggttcctcccaaggtttcttccttctagggagattttccttgccactggcttgctctctgtgggctttgggcagggataaggtaaagtgctttgagacaatgtaatgttgtgaaaatgcgcgacacgaataatattgaattgaaacgaatcacaccagcttgtctcagctgacagcagctcttacttatctgataagggggggggggggggg
The Paramormyrops kingsleyae isolate MSU_618 chromosome 4, PKINGS_0.4, whole genome shotgun sequence genome window above contains:
- the LOC140589088 gene encoding uncharacterized protein isoform X1, producing MAQRMRIARAVSWTNDQYWGAWDLWDEVIDWGDKEGLEEYSPATPPTVQTGEVMGGLGGVTDWCKGGEGMSMKGSETLQSNYGLTSEEWEIYKTYYLQKKKKVRKNRSTQGIDEVKGAISGEKVELAEREKHVGVTSSVQVEAADLNVGINKMQNGSKGKQGEVGVNVKVVKVEGGIISLKAEDTKGNVKVEAVQVQVFLFPPHPLLFPFLCFYLHSRSKTFPAHCPWEKPPSVATAPVSLVPVPAPVHVLALQVPLHPQVPGLWYRRCPSPPYGPDSAPLPYHPGDAHSASRPQPCLPLGSIWPYWPPETQQGLVSQGQRPAFWGPADPLAQSCPLLPQISFCPKVLSHLCSPKAHFQLTL
- the LOC140589088 gene encoding uncharacterized protein isoform X2, which codes for MAQRMRIARAVSWTNDQYWGAWDLWDEVIDWGDKEGLEEYSPATPPTVQTGEVMGGLGGVTDWCKGGEGMSMKGSETLQSNYGLTSEEWEIYKTYYLQKKKKVRKNRSTQGIDEVKGAISGEKVELAEREKHVGVTSSVQVEAADLNVGINKMQNGSKGKQGEVGVNVKVVKVEGGIISLKAEDTKGNVKVEAVQVQVCPRRFQPTVLGKSHHPWPPLRFLWFLFLPPSMSLPCRFPFTLRSQACGTDGVPPRPMVPTAPHCLTILAMPTVPLGPNPAFPLARSGPTGLPRPSRGSCPRVNALLSGDQQTP